The following coding sequences are from one Humulus lupulus chromosome X, drHumLupu1.1, whole genome shotgun sequence window:
- the LOC133805936 gene encoding uncharacterized protein LOC133805936, with the protein MSPYQIHLSKYPPSSPEKHHRLFQSSWFVQFASWLEYSPSKDAAYCLPCYLFTMKASRRFGWDTFTITGFTSWKKINDGTNCAFLNHVGQDPCSCHNNALKSSEDLLKRSQHIDKNEIYRVLSHHCLDIQNIRGQGYDGASNIWVLNGKLQGEGPVVSNDCTVAKNG; encoded by the exons ATGAGTCCATATCAAATACACCTATCAAAATATCCACCATCCAGTCCTGAAAAGCATCATCGTCTCTTTCAATCTTCTTGGTTTGTGCAATTTGCATCTTGGCTAGAGTACTCTCCATCAAAAGATGCTGCTTATTGTTTACCTTGTTATCTTTTTACAATGAAAGCATCAAGACGTTTTGGATGGGATACATTTACTATCACAGGATTTACAAGTTGGAAGAAGATTAATGATGGAACAAATTGTGCCTTTTTGAATCATGTTGGGCAAGATCCTTGTTCTTGTCATAATAATGCTTTGAAATCTAGTGAGGATTTATTAAAGCGATCACAACATATTGATAAA AATGAAATATATAGAGTTCTTTCTCATCATTGTCTTGATATTCAAAATATTCGTGGACAAGGATATGATGGGGCTAGTAATATATGGGTTCTGAATGGAAAG TTGCAAGGAGAGGGTCCAGTGGTCAGCAATGACTGTACAGTTGCAAAGAATGGGTAG